The Podarcis raffonei isolate rPodRaf1 chromosome 2, rPodRaf1.pri, whole genome shotgun sequence genome window below encodes:
- the LOC128408783 gene encoding zinc finger protein 394-like: protein MKMIEQKFAGTEPKGGSEGATKPIRAVSSEYTTKQSGCGASEDCKGGPGKGRQERWEAQWQQFLKTLQPLHPEGGSPPETPESAPWEDANAFLASFEQVAKACRWPRGEWVARLLPALSGEADEAFQSLEAGDREDYGKVKAAILRGAALRTEAERQHFRQFCCQQVEDPRRIHLQLQDLCHRWLKPERRSKEQILELLVLEQFLASLPPELQSWIRAGGPESCSQAVALAEEFLMDSQQDLAEAAEWQDACVDSVDAEEVPSDVAQGRIYKDRDGEISLLGGDIKSSSNSSLLLPPEGREMAEVVLSEVSFGDHSIASRGRGLSVQVEEGLPNSKETGVPLPMFERTPTQPRQQTIFWQVLPEDNGNVLSFGEQKRCWIKRETSQRGETLPEDIHRACAEVPQWDFPLTSETHEQRCEGKGRQRKPVEREGERSERTEVIPGEQDRCWMKMEKSQLGENLLKEMHRELAGEFLRDISAVTPGIPEEKNNSKGQREKQPVKRETQCLSGVIAVSVSEATAVATDSGKPCRRKYKSENPFECPTSARDSHSVCCLEKLQGTLRGEKQNALPACGENLCGREEFVGHQDSRTEESSHECPDDEKRFRHRHRNKNSGRKPHECSVCRKNFSFRAELARHHRIHTGEKPYGCSQCGRSFRQRTHLVRHQSIHTGELFQCTECGKGFSQRDR from the exons ATGAAGATGATAGAGCAAAAATTTGCAGGCACTGAACCTAAAGGGGGATCAGAAGGAGCAACAAAGCCTATCAGAGCAGTTTCTTCTGAATATACAACCAAGCAGTCAGGCTGTGGagcatctgaagactgcaaaggGGGGCCTGGCAAGGGGAGGCAAGAGCGATGGGAAGCCCAGTGGCAGCAGTTCCTGAAGACCCTGCAGCCCCTTCACCCAGAAGGGGGAAGCCCCCCAGAGACGCCTGAGTCTGCCCCCTGGGAAGACGCCAACGCCTTTCTGGCCTCCTTTGAGCAAGTGGCCAAAGCCTGCCGCTGGCCCAGAGGAGAGTGGGTGGCCCGGCTCCTCCCTGCGCTGAGCGGGGAAGCAGACGAGGCCTTCCAGAGCCTGGAAGCCGGAGACAGAGAGGATTATGGGAAGGTGAAGGCGGCCATCTTGCGAGGGGCCGCCCTGAGGACGGAGGCTGAGCGCCAACACTTccggcagttctgctgccagcagGTGGAAGACCCCCGGAGGATCCACCTGCAGCTGCAGGATCTCTGCCACCGGTGGCTGAAGCCAGAGAGACGCAGCAAagagcagatcctggagctgctggtcctggagcagttcctggccagCCTCCCGCCAGAGCTGCAGAGCTGGATCCGAGCAGGAGGACCGGAGTCGTGTTcacaggcggtggccctggcggAGGAGTTCCTGATGGACAGCCAGCAAGACTTGGCCGAGGCTGCAGAGTGGCAG GATGCGTGCGTGGATTCCGTGGATGCAGAGGAGGTGCCATCGGACGTTGCTCAAGGACGGATCTACAAAGACAGAGATGGGGAAATCAGTTTGCTAG GTGGCGACATCAAAAGCTCAAGTAATTCCAGTTTGTTGCTTCCTCCTGAAGGACGGGAGATGGCTGAAGTGGTCCTGAGCGAGGTGAGCTTTGGAGACCACAGCATTGCTTCCCGGGGCCGGGGTCTCAGTGTGCAAGTAGAGGAG GGACTGCCAAATTCCAAGGAGACAGGCGTGCCTTTGCCCATGTTTGAAAGGACTCCAACACAGCCACGCCAACAGACTATATTCTGGCAAGTCCTGCCAGAGGACAATGGAAATGTCCTGAGTTTTG GTGAACAAAAGAGATGCTGGATCAAGAGGGAAACGTCTCAGCGGGGAGAGACTTTGCCAGAGGACATACACAgggcatgcgcagaagtaccTCAGTGGGATTTTCCTCTGACGTCTGAAACTCACGAGCAGCGATGTGAGGGGAAAGGGCGACAGAGGAAGCcagtggagagagagggagaacgcAGCGAGCGCACAGAAGTTATTCCAG gTGAACAAGACAGGTGCTGGATGAAGATGGAGAAATCCCAGTTGGGAGAGAATTTGCTGAAAGAAATGCACAGGGAGTTAGCGGGAGAATTCCTACGGGATATTTCGGCTGTGACACCTGGAATTCCTGAGGAGAAAAATAATTCCAAAGGGCAACGGGAGAAGCAGCCAGTGAAGAGAGAAACACAGTGCCTCTCAGGAGTTATTGCAGTCTCTGTTAGCGAAGCCACAGCAGTGGCCACAGACAGTGGAAAGCCCTGCAGGAGAAAATATAAGTCAGAGAACCCTTTTGAGTGCCCCACATCAGCGAGAGACAGCCACTCGGTATGTTGCCTTGAGAAACTACAAGGAACACTTAGGGGGGAGAAACAAAATGCCTTGCCTGCATGTGGGGAAAATCTATGTGGGAGAGAGGAATTCGTTGGACACCAGGACAGCCGCACAGAAGAGAGCTCCCACGAATGCCCCGACGATGAGAAACGCTTCAGACATAGACATCGGAACAAGAATTCAGGAAGGAAACCCCACGAATGTTCTGTGTGCAGGAAAAACTTCAGCTTCAGAGCAGAGTTAGCAAGACATCATAGAATCCATACGGGAGAGAAACCATACGGATGTTCTCAGTGTGGGAGAAGCTTCCGGCAGAGAACGCACTTAGTTAGGCACCAGAGCATCCATACTGGGGAACTGTTCCAATGCACCGAATGTGGGAAGGGCTTTTCccagagagatagatag